The following coding sequences are from one uncultured Bacteroides sp. window:
- a CDS encoding PadR family transcriptional regulator codes for MNVDNVKSQMRKGMLEYCIMLLLHKEQAYASDIIQKLKEAKLIVVEGTLYPLLTRLKNDELLGYEWIESTQGPPRKYYRITEKGEIFLKELRLSWEELNETVNHIAGIEQN; via the coding sequence ATGAATGTAGATAATGTAAAGTCGCAGATGCGCAAAGGAATGCTTGAATATTGCATCATGTTATTGCTGCACAAAGAGCAAGCTTATGCTTCGGATATTATTCAAAAATTGAAAGAGGCGAAGCTTATTGTGGTAGAAGGTACATTATACCCATTATTGACCCGTTTGAAAAATGATGAATTGTTAGGCTATGAATGGATAGAATCTACTCAGGGGCCTCCCCGTAAATATTACCGTATAACGGAGAAGGGTGAGATTTTTCTTAAAGAGTTACGGCTTTCTTGGGAAGAGTTGAATGAAACGGTAAATCATATTGCAGGTATTGAACAAAACTAA
- a CDS encoding GNAT family N-acetyltransferase has product MFTLRKAAIADCELINELAKEIFPKTYEEILSKEQLEYMFEWMYSIDNLHKQMNEGHQYFIAYKEDKACGYISIQQEENDLFHLQKIYVLPSFQNMHVGSFLFRKAIEYIRSIHPQKCTIELNVNRENKAVEFYERMGMQKIRQGDFHIGNGYYMNDYIMGLTLESATS; this is encoded by the coding sequence ATGTTTACTCTAAGAAAAGCAGCCATAGCCGATTGTGAGCTGATCAACGAATTGGCCAAAGAGATATTTCCCAAAACCTATGAAGAGATTTTGTCCAAAGAACAACTGGAATATATGTTTGAGTGGATGTACTCTATTGACAATTTGCATAAACAGATGAATGAAGGACACCAATATTTTATTGCTTATAAAGAGGATAAGGCCTGTGGATATATATCCATTCAACAAGAAGAGAATGACCTTTTTCATCTGCAAAAAATCTATGTACTCCCTTCCTTTCAAAATATGCATGTGGGTAGCTTCCTATTCCGTAAAGCCATAGAATATATTAGAAGCATACACCCGCAAAAATGCACGATAGAGCTAAACGTAAACAGAGAAAATAAAGCTGTAGAGTTTTATGAGCGCATGGGAATGCAGAAAATCCGTCAAGGAGATTTTCACATCGGCAACGGATATTATATGAATGATTACATCATGGGGCTAACACTGGAATCAGCAACTTCCTGA
- the hemG gene encoding protoporphyrinogen oxidase, protein MEKIEKEVDVVVIGAGITGLVTTFTLMQKGLKVLLLEKKDQVGGQLHTIYDEGFVFESGPNTGVVSNMEVVQLFKALEDECTLEIARKESKVRLIWKKGAFHPLPAGHKAAIATPLFTWSDKIRILFEPFRCKGRDPLESIASLTRRRLGKSYLDYAVDPFISGIYAGDPEKLITRFAMPKLYRLDAEYGSFVRGAIKRRPILLAEKQQGISKEVFSVKGGFASLVVALSAKVTSDNMRLSLGEQLQITPAGKEWLINLGTTNELIHAKHVISTVPAYAMPSLFPFLAAEQLAPIVSLRYAPVIQVGVGMKDGKNVPQAFGGLIPGVEKERVLGILFNSSCYAGRAPENGASLSFFVGGMKHPELLDLRDDELKDLVVDSLHRMLGYPVGTEPDKLHVFRHKWAIPQYEADSESRLEAISHLQRTYPGLILGGSIRDGIGLADRIKQAFCMAQEVADSSVSPMM, encoded by the coding sequence ATGGAAAAGATAGAAAAAGAGGTAGATGTAGTTGTTATTGGTGCCGGAATTACGGGATTGGTCACTACCTTTACATTGATGCAAAAAGGATTGAAAGTTCTTTTGCTTGAAAAGAAAGATCAGGTGGGAGGACAACTTCATACGATATACGATGAAGGTTTTGTTTTTGAATCGGGACCTAACACCGGAGTGGTTTCTAACATGGAAGTTGTTCAATTATTTAAAGCCTTGGAGGATGAGTGCACGTTGGAGATTGCTCGAAAAGAATCTAAAGTACGCCTTATCTGGAAAAAAGGAGCTTTTCATCCTTTGCCTGCGGGACATAAAGCCGCCATTGCAACACCACTGTTTACTTGGTCTGATAAGATAAGGATCTTGTTCGAACCTTTCCGTTGCAAAGGGCGTGATCCTTTAGAAAGTATTGCTTCACTGACTCGTCGTCGTCTTGGAAAATCTTATCTTGATTATGCTGTAGATCCTTTCATTTCCGGTATTTATGCTGGAGATCCGGAGAAACTGATAACTCGTTTTGCCATGCCTAAGCTCTATCGTTTGGATGCTGAATATGGAAGCTTTGTACGTGGAGCCATTAAGCGGCGGCCTATTTTACTTGCAGAAAAGCAGCAAGGTATATCGAAAGAGGTCTTTTCTGTAAAGGGAGGGTTTGCCTCGCTGGTAGTTGCGCTCTCTGCAAAAGTAACGTCTGACAATATGCGCCTTTCTCTTGGAGAACAACTTCAGATAACTCCTGCAGGCAAAGAATGGTTGATCAATCTTGGTACTACTAATGAGCTAATTCATGCTAAACATGTAATCTCTACTGTGCCTGCTTATGCTATGCCTTCTCTGTTCCCGTTTCTTGCTGCGGAACAGTTAGCACCTATTGTTTCTTTGAGGTATGCTCCTGTTATTCAGGTAGGGGTAGGGATGAAAGACGGAAAAAATGTCCCCCAAGCTTTTGGAGGATTAATACCGGGAGTAGAAAAAGAGCGTGTTCTAGGTATCTTGTTTAATTCCTCTTGCTATGCAGGGAGAGCTCCTGAAAATGGGGCTTCACTCTCTTTCTTTGTGGGAGGGATGAAGCATCCCGAGTTGCTTGATCTTCGTGATGATGAGCTAAAAGATCTGGTGGTGGATTCTCTTCATCGTATGTTGGGCTATCCTGTTGGTACGGAACCTGATAAACTGCATGTTTTCCGTCATAAATGGGCAATACCTCAATATGAAGCGGATAGTGAAAGTCGATTGGAAGCAATTTCTCATTTGCAGCGGACTTATCCGGGTTTAATTTTAGGTGGAAGCATTCGTGATGGTATCGGACTTGCAGATCGTATCAAGCAAGCTTTCTGTATGGCTCAGGAAGTTGCTGATTCCAGTGTTAGCCCCATGATGTAA